The following coding sequences lie in one Oryza brachyantha chromosome 10, ObraRS2, whole genome shotgun sequence genomic window:
- the LOC102714223 gene encoding aquaporin NIP3-1 produces MEMAAGGASPVNGAASAPATPGTPAPLFSGPRVDSLSYDRKSMPRCKCLPVEAWAPSAHGCVVEIPAPDVSLTRKLGAEFVGTFILIFFATAAPIVNQKYGGAISPFGNAACAGLAVMIIILSTGHISGAHLNPSLTIAFAVLRHFPWLQVPAYIAVQVLASICAGFALKGVFHPFLSGGVTVPDVTISTAQAFFTEFIITFNLLFVVTAVATDTRAVGELAGIAVGATVTLNILIAGPTTGGSMNPVRTLGPAVAAGNYRQLWIYLIAPTLGAIAGAGVYTAVKLRDENGDTPRPQRSFRR; encoded by the exons ATGGAGatggcggcgggaggggcgtcgccggtgaacggggcggcgtcggcgccggcgacgccggggACGCCGGCACCGCTGTTCTCGGGGCCGCGGGTGGACTCGCTGTCGTACGACCGCAAGTCGATGCCGCGGTGCAAGTGCCTGCCGGTGGAGGCCTGGGCGCCGTCGGCGCACGGCTGCGTCGTCGAGATCCCGGCGCCGGACGTCTCGCTCACCCGCAag CTTGGAGCGGAGTTCGTCGGCACGTTCATCCTCATCTTCttcgcgacggcggcgccgatcGTGAACCAAAAGTACGGCGGCGCGATCTCACCGTTCGGGAACGCGGCGTGCGCGGGGCTGGCCGTGATGATCATCATCCTGTCGACGGGCCACATCTCCGGCGCGCACCTCAACCCGTCGCTGACCATCGCCTTCGCGGTGCTCCGCCACTTCCCATGGCTGCAGGTCCCGGCGTACATCGCCGTCCAGGTGCTCGCCTCCATCTGCGCCGGCTTCGCCCTCAAGGGCGTCTTCCACCCCTTCCTCTCCGGCGGCGTCACCGTCCCCGACGTCACCATCTCCACCGCCCAGGCCTTCTTCACCGAGTTCATCATCACCTTCAACCTCCTCTtcgtcgtcaccgccgtcgccaccgacacccgcgccgtcggcgagctcgccggcatcgccgtcggcgccaCCGTCACCCTCAACATCCTCATCGCCGG GCCGACGACGGGAGGGTCGATGAACCCGGTGAGGACTCTGggcccggcggtggcggccgggaACTACCGCCAGCTGTGGATATACCTCATCGCGCCGACGCTgggcgccatcgccggcgccggagtgTACACGGCGGTGAAGCTCcgcgacgagaacggcgacacCCCGCGCCCGCAGCGCAGCTTCCGCCGCTGA